From Methanomassiliicoccales archaeon LGM-RCC1, one genomic window encodes:
- a CDS encoding Mov34/MPN/PAD-1 family protein — protein sequence MNKIKGVSIHFIDGFNEAAKSAYPDEFLCMHREIDGVISEMVMLPGTVFGDEHSFLNQWMEPIDYSIAGSAHSHPGYSNEPSDADKDFFSNTGGVHFITCQPYDRNSWVAYDSRGEPVDLEIIY from the coding sequence ATGAACAAGATCAAGGGAGTCAGCATCCATTTCATCGATGGTTTCAATGAGGCCGCCAAATCGGCCTATCCCGATGAGTTCCTGTGCATGCACAGGGAGATTGACGGGGTCATCTCAGAGATGGTCATGCTTCCCGGGACGGTGTTCGGAGATGAGCACAGCTTCCTCAACCAGTGGATGGAGCCAATAGATTACTCCATAGCCGGATCAGCGCATTCGCACCCGGGATATTCCAACGAGCCCTCTGATGCCGACAAGGACTTCTTCAGCAACACTGGCGGTGTCCATTTCATAACCTGCCAGCCTTACGACCGCAACAGCTGGGTGGCATACGATTCCCGCGGAGAGCCTGTGGATCTGGAGATTATTTACTGA
- a CDS encoding NUDIX domain-containing protein, translated as MRTAYAIAFSGDRFLMVWHKKRNGWEMPGGHVEEGETSEQAAAREFLEEAGYEIEIVSTRDIGYCDVCAAILKDKVKGDCEMESELFSDLPDQLSFDREEYEDTVPWAREQIRLHS; from the coding sequence ATGCGCACCGCCTACGCAATAGCATTCTCCGGAGATAGGTTCCTGATGGTCTGGCACAAGAAGCGCAACGGGTGGGAGATGCCGGGCGGTCACGTCGAGGAAGGAGAGACCTCCGAGCAGGCTGCAGCAAGGGAATTCCTTGAAGAAGCGGGGTACGAGATCGAGATAGTCTCCACACGCGACATAGGCTACTGCGATGTCTGCGCCGCAATCCTGAAAGATAAAGTCAAGGGCGACTGCGAGATGGAATCCGAGCTATTCAGCGATCTCCCTGATCAATTGTCCTTCGACAGGGAGGAGTATGAGGACACTGTCCCCTGGGC
- a CDS encoding ABC transporter ATP-binding protein: MGLIRNGIDTLLRLEEFIGSERRTMRFCAILSLVATVILYTIPYICGWMMDGFMAKLKEGSFINLADVLDMCTIIILMITLWYVSTAHATSKMSKLSLLFSRNLRDRINDKLMRMPISYIDKLPPGDLSSRFTSDMPKVSKLISADYTGFIVHITMILAIAVMMLITSPVLAAFYLLLTPVVFFASKRLTKHSMEDYEEQRRRVAEINSKMSDIIAAHRTIKVENMQEQVLKEFEESNKGFSKAFVSSNIRSSYISPIVSVMVNSGYLTTVIIGAVLLYYGELDIGMFLTFMIYVRVVNTPLLMTVTIYDSVKDEMISVRRIIEILDAPEEPKPDPGSGYGIRKGEVEFDDVCFSYVEGKPILRNLSFKVQPGKFTVIAGPTASGKSTTANLLMGLYKPDSGHVRIDGVDIERIRGETTGRDICYVMQYPWVIEGSIRENIIYNRPDLTEEEMVRVAERTGLNIYVGTLPNGYDTMVGEDMHRIPLAQRRMLSMSRALISDPKVLVLDETVAGLDPITGQAIIDQLQELKKDRTIIMISHNQAVINQADEVIYLSNGRVLA; this comes from the coding sequence ATGGGCCTGATAAGGAATGGCATCGACACCCTTCTGCGCCTGGAGGAGTTCATCGGCTCCGAGAGGAGAACCATGCGCTTCTGCGCCATTTTGTCCCTGGTGGCAACCGTCATCCTGTACACAATCCCGTACATCTGCGGTTGGATGATGGATGGGTTCATGGCCAAGCTGAAGGAGGGGAGCTTCATCAACTTAGCCGACGTTCTGGACATGTGCACAATCATAATCCTGATGATCACCCTTTGGTATGTGTCCACCGCCCATGCGACCAGCAAGATGTCTAAGTTGTCTCTCTTGTTCTCAAGGAACCTGAGGGACAGGATCAATGACAAGCTCATGAGGATGCCCATATCCTACATCGACAAGCTCCCACCCGGGGACCTGTCGTCGCGTTTCACCTCGGACATGCCCAAGGTGTCCAAGCTCATATCCGCGGACTATACGGGGTTCATAGTCCATATCACCATGATCCTGGCCATAGCGGTCATGATGCTGATCACGTCCCCGGTCCTGGCGGCCTTCTATCTGCTGCTGACGCCGGTGGTGTTCTTCGCATCCAAACGTCTGACCAAGCATTCGATGGAGGATTACGAGGAACAGAGGAGGAGGGTCGCGGAGATCAACTCCAAGATGAGCGACATCATCGCCGCACACCGCACCATCAAGGTGGAGAACATGCAGGAGCAGGTCCTCAAGGAGTTCGAGGAGTCCAACAAAGGGTTCTCCAAGGCATTTGTGTCGTCGAACATACGCTCGAGTTACATCTCCCCTATCGTCAGCGTGATGGTCAATTCAGGTTACCTCACGACCGTGATCATCGGTGCGGTGCTCCTGTACTACGGTGAGCTCGACATAGGTATGTTCCTGACGTTTATGATCTACGTCAGGGTAGTGAACACCCCCTTGTTGATGACCGTGACCATCTACGACAGTGTGAAGGACGAGATGATCTCGGTCCGGAGGATCATCGAGATATTGGACGCACCGGAGGAGCCCAAACCCGATCCCGGGAGTGGATACGGGATCAGGAAAGGGGAGGTGGAATTCGACGATGTCTGCTTCTCATACGTGGAGGGCAAGCCCATTTTGAGGAACCTGTCTTTCAAGGTGCAGCCCGGCAAGTTCACCGTCATAGCGGGACCTACCGCTTCGGGCAAATCTACCACTGCGAACCTTCTCATGGGCCTTTACAAACCCGATTCAGGCCATGTCAGGATAGACGGCGTAGATATCGAGAGGATACGCGGAGAGACCACAGGCAGGGACATCTGCTACGTCATGCAGTATCCTTGGGTGATAGAAGGTTCGATCAGGGAGAACATAATCTACAACCGCCCGGACCTGACCGAGGAGGAGATGGTCAGGGTAGCCGAGAGGACGGGGCTCAACATCTATGTCGGTACGCTTCCCAACGGATACGATACGATGGTCGGAGAGGATATGCATCGTATTCCTCTGGCACAGCGCAGGATGCTGTCTATGTCGCGTGCGCTTATCAGCGATCCCAAGGTGCTCGTCCTCGACGAGACCGTCGCGGGTTTGGACCCGATCACCGGTCAGGCGATCATCGATCAGCTCCAGGAATTGAAGAAGGATCGCACCATCATAATGATCAGTCACAACCAAGCCGTGATCAATCAGGCGGACGAAGTAATCTATCTTTCTAACGGTAGAGTGTTAGCGTAA
- a CDS encoding NAD(+)/NADH kinase, with product MITIDTLSAISDAVLEEIRKIPDSNCKGDEICIGADGTPTSRIDKVAENAVLMYLERNGVPLNVLSEEIGFVDRGGEETLVLDPIDGSNNAIAGIPYYTVSLGVGKDNLSGMRLGYIRNLVTRDSYWAEKGKGAFKNGERIHVRKPDFKNLFIMNYIGKHAHPDAFLMSKKASSSRWMGCSSLEIVEVAEGQADAFCMYSANYVHCERIVDIAAAVLILREAGGEIYDMEGNVLEMKYDLEHRSNTVAVGDKTVFDYLVRGKDPVRGHRYGIYANTSLSKAVEYTQQVIDALKGQEYVVDDQIAKIMGIEGTPLKDMDVDIVIVVGGDGTLLRVLQHTDAMVIGINGGSVGFLAEIDRDHIKDGIDRLIRGDYTIESRFKLSSWYNGEYLKDSVNEALIHTSSVAKIRHYKIYVDDVLACEMRSDGVIISTPTGSTCYAMSLGAPYMDPHVDALMVVPMAAYKSTSRAFVVPASSKITVESVLDKDCVIVLDGQEEIPMEGRTKVDFMLSDKKARFIRFDMDFFSRVREKLVNAL from the coding sequence ATGATCACGATTGATACCCTCTCGGCTATCTCGGACGCAGTCCTCGAGGAGATCCGCAAGATCCCGGACTCCAACTGCAAGGGCGACGAGATATGCATAGGAGCGGACGGCACCCCCACCTCCAGGATAGACAAGGTGGCAGAGAACGCCGTCCTGATGTACCTTGAGAGGAACGGTGTGCCGCTGAACGTCCTGAGCGAGGAGATAGGCTTCGTCGACAGGGGAGGGGAGGAGACCCTCGTGCTGGATCCGATAGACGGATCCAACAATGCGATCGCAGGCATACCTTACTATACCGTGTCATTGGGAGTCGGCAAGGACAACCTGTCGGGGATGAGGCTCGGATACATCCGCAACCTGGTCACCAGGGATTCCTACTGGGCCGAGAAAGGCAAGGGCGCTTTCAAGAACGGCGAGAGGATACATGTCCGCAAGCCCGATTTCAAGAACCTGTTCATCATGAACTACATCGGGAAGCACGCACATCCAGATGCGTTCCTGATGTCCAAGAAGGCATCGTCCAGCCGTTGGATGGGATGCTCGTCTCTAGAGATCGTGGAGGTCGCGGAGGGACAGGCGGATGCGTTCTGCATGTACTCGGCTAATTACGTCCACTGCGAGAGGATTGTGGACATCGCGGCCGCTGTGCTGATCCTTAGGGAGGCCGGCGGCGAGATCTACGACATGGAAGGAAACGTCCTCGAGATGAAGTACGATCTCGAGCACAGGAGCAACACCGTTGCTGTAGGCGACAAGACCGTGTTCGATTACCTGGTAAGGGGAAAGGACCCTGTCAGGGGCCACAGGTATGGAATCTATGCAAACACCTCACTCTCCAAGGCTGTTGAGTACACGCAGCAGGTGATCGACGCGCTGAAAGGCCAGGAATACGTTGTTGACGATCAGATCGCCAAGATAATGGGCATAGAAGGTACGCCGCTGAAGGACATGGATGTCGACATCGTCATAGTAGTTGGAGGAGACGGCACATTGCTGAGGGTACTCCAGCACACCGATGCGATGGTCATCGGGATCAACGGCGGCAGCGTCGGATTCCTTGCGGAGATCGACCGCGATCACATCAAGGACGGCATAGACCGTCTCATCAGAGGAGACTACACCATAGAGTCCCGTTTCAAGCTCAGCTCTTGGTACAACGGAGAGTACCTGAAGGACTCTGTCAACGAGGCATTGATACACACCTCGTCCGTGGCCAAGATCCGTCATTACAAGATCTACGTCGACGACGTCCTCGCCTGCGAGATGAGGTCCGACGGAGTGATAATCTCAACCCCTACCGGATCGACCTGCTACGCGATGAGTCTCGGTGCGCCTTACATGGACCCCCATGTCGATGCGCTGATGGTCGTGCCCATGGCGGCATACAAGTCAACCTCCAGAGCGTTCGTGGTGCCTGCATCCAGCAAGATAACGGTGGAGTCTGTCCTGGACAAGGATTGCGTCATCGTACTGGACGGTCAGGAGGAGATCCCGATGGAAGGCCGCACAAAGGTGGACTTCATGCTCTCGGACAAGAAGGCGAGGTTCATCAGGTTCGATATGGACTTCTTCTCCCGCGTCCGCGAGAAACTGGTGAATGCGCTATGA
- a CDS encoding ABC transporter ATP-binding protein codes for MRRPEDWTLVRLLKPFVPAVIIIAVIQVIGVFSQVMAITLLKPMLNQGVYDQDMGSILHYGIILIVLTIISAIVLITTSYMASKVSMAVSEFLRKNIMEAAVRTENLEALGSTTNTMTCLINDVNFVHRYVFETLRTYLPMPFLMAVLFWYTYNINPQIALILISTLVVVILLTYLATARINKLYSTQMEKMDRVNLLLREKMTGARTIRTYNAYDYENKKFSEASTEFGAMNWKVTLNSYFIPNISTAFMWAFITFMFLAAALDSSETIVPEDIIVFMQYATYIVSTLVIIPYLCIESPRSRTCFDRINNIIRSAVEEAKEPASPVITEKQLVVRDLNLIDNLGRKSLDNVNMEIRRGSTVTILGTTTSGVYFLSRIIWGFGKPDSGSVTIDGMDKTKVDPAVLRERMAFSGNNMNIFRGTLRYNLDPRGRKTDEEIMDVCDRVGLTRMMSGDLDTVIDDETMSGGQRLLVIMARGLLKDADINVFDDCFFSLDPETKNLALNAVREICRGRTVIFVMHDTSTCEISDDIILMNNGRVEAEGSHQALMDTSELYRSMYVHAKGGQGTWA; via the coding sequence ATGAGGAGACCTGAGGACTGGACGCTCGTGAGGCTCTTGAAGCCGTTCGTTCCCGCTGTAATCATTATAGCGGTCATTCAGGTCATAGGGGTCTTCTCACAGGTTATGGCCATCACCCTGTTGAAGCCGATGCTCAATCAAGGGGTCTACGACCAGGATATGGGGAGCATACTCCACTACGGAATAATCCTGATAGTGCTGACGATAATATCGGCCATAGTCCTGATAACGACATCATACATGGCATCCAAGGTGTCCATGGCGGTCTCCGAGTTCCTTAGGAAGAACATAATGGAGGCCGCGGTGAGGACGGAGAACCTGGAGGCGCTGGGAAGCACCACCAACACCATGACCTGTCTCATCAACGATGTAAATTTCGTACATAGATACGTCTTCGAGACACTGAGGACGTACTTGCCGATGCCGTTCCTGATGGCCGTCCTTTTTTGGTATACATACAACATCAATCCTCAGATAGCACTCATCCTGATCTCCACGCTGGTCGTGGTCATACTGCTCACATATCTGGCCACGGCGCGTATAAACAAGCTGTACAGCACACAGATGGAGAAGATGGACAGGGTGAACCTCCTCCTCAGGGAGAAAATGACCGGAGCCCGTACGATCCGTACATACAACGCTTACGATTACGAGAACAAGAAGTTCAGCGAGGCCAGTACGGAATTCGGGGCGATGAACTGGAAGGTCACCCTGAACAGCTACTTCATACCGAACATATCGACCGCCTTCATGTGGGCGTTCATAACATTCATGTTCCTGGCGGCAGCATTGGACAGTTCTGAGACGATCGTCCCCGAGGACATCATTGTGTTCATGCAGTACGCGACCTACATCGTATCGACCCTGGTCATAATCCCTTACCTCTGCATAGAATCCCCCAGGAGCCGTACGTGCTTCGACCGTATCAACAACATCATCCGTTCTGCCGTCGAGGAGGCGAAGGAGCCTGCGTCCCCGGTTATCACGGAGAAGCAGCTGGTGGTCAGAGACCTGAATCTCATCGACAACCTGGGAAGGAAGAGTCTGGACAATGTCAACATGGAGATCAGAAGGGGATCGACGGTCACCATACTGGGAACCACCACCAGCGGGGTCTATTTCCTGTCGAGGATAATCTGGGGCTTCGGGAAGCCGGATTCCGGGAGCGTAACCATCGACGGGATGGACAAGACAAAGGTGGATCCTGCTGTCCTCCGTGAAAGGATGGCGTTTTCAGGCAACAACATGAACATCTTCAGGGGGACGCTGAGGTACAACCTGGATCCCCGCGGCAGGAAGACCGACGAGGAGATAATGGACGTGTGCGACCGTGTCGGACTGACCAGGATGATGTCCGGTGATCTGGACACCGTGATCGATGATGAAACCATGTCCGGGGGACAGAGGCTTTTGGTCATCATGGCCCGCGGTCTCCTGAAGGACGCGGACATAAACGTCTTCGACGACTGCTTCTTCTCGCTGGATCCCGAGACCAAAAATCTCGCTTTGAATGCCGTTCGGGAGATCTGCAGGGGTAGGACCGTGATATTCGTCATGCACGACACCTCCACTTGCGAGATTTCCGATGACATCATACTTATGAACAACGGCCGCGTGGAGGCCGAAGGCAGCCATCAGGCTTTGATGGACACATCCGAGCTTTATAGGAGTATGTACGTCCACGCCAAGGGAGGGCAGGGAACATGGGCCTGA
- a CDS encoding fibrillarin-like rRNA/tRNA 2'-O-methyltransferase encodes MEPLNFTSDRVFLDRGRLYTESLCPGRRIYGERLFTISGTEYREWDPRRSKLAAYLTVGGKQFPFRKDSKVLYLGASSGTTPSHVADICADGKVYCVEFAQRMFRDLVGTCETRPNMMPILGDATVPSEYSMFADSVDVVYQDVAQKMQAKILCDNMDAFSAEYGMVAVKARSEDVTASPESIFRDAEKVIRDRGYKVIDDEPLDPYEKAHAIIVIGRE; translated from the coding sequence ATGGAGCCACTGAACTTCACTTCGGACAGGGTTTTCCTCGACAGGGGAAGGCTTTACACGGAATCCCTCTGCCCTGGCAGGAGGATCTACGGAGAGAGGCTGTTCACCATCTCCGGTACCGAGTACCGCGAATGGGATCCTAGGAGGAGCAAGCTCGCTGCCTATCTCACCGTGGGAGGGAAGCAGTTCCCGTTCAGGAAGGACTCCAAGGTCCTTTATCTGGGAGCTTCCAGCGGCACCACTCCGTCGCATGTCGCAGATATCTGCGCTGACGGGAAGGTCTACTGCGTGGAGTTCGCCCAGAGGATGTTCAGGGACCTGGTCGGAACTTGCGAGACCCGCCCCAACATGATGCCCATACTCGGGGATGCCACAGTGCCCAGTGAATACTCCATGTTCGCCGACAGCGTGGACGTGGTCTACCAGGACGTGGCCCAGAAGATGCAGGCGAAGATTCTATGCGACAACATGGACGCCTTCAGCGCAGAGTACGGGATGGTGGCCGTGAAGGCGCGCTCCGAGGATGTGACCGCGTCGCCGGAATCGATATTCAGGGATGCGGAGAAAGTTATCCGCGACAGAGGTTACAAGGTCATCGACGATGAGCCTTTGGACCCGTACGAGAAGGCGCATGCCATTATAGTCATCGGAAGGGAATGA